From Sander lucioperca isolate FBNREF2018 chromosome 14, SLUC_FBN_1.2, whole genome shotgun sequence, the proteins below share one genomic window:
- the LOC116041850 gene encoding astacin-like metalloendopeptidase isoform X10 has translation MLHLLLTALLFAESATNVDSSPLREAEKASPDDWISRKTHYMESIPETLHELMSENNTALEGDVELPSDRNAVENIWPTLEIPYEISPELAGQKDAILSAMAMLSRPTCVSFHKRTSETDYLLFNVSTGCGSYVGFIGGEQPVFIGPECTMGIIAHEILHALGLHHEHTRADRGKYITILPKNIMKGMEVNFDVQDRQTFDLSYDLSSIMHYGSGVFSANGLPTILAKKRVKDMGQRVKLTNTDIMKVRLLYSCDVHE, from the exons ATGTTGCATCTGCTCCTCACTGCTCTTCTGTTTGCTGAGTCCGCTACAAATG TCGACTCCAGTCCTTTACGGGAAGCTGAGAAAG CTTCTCCAGATGACTGGATCTCCAGGAAGACTCATTACATGGAGTCTATCCCAGAGACTTTACACG AGCTGATGTCCGAGAACAATACAGCATTGGAGGGAGACGTGGAGTTGCCA AGTGACAGGAACGCAGTGGAAAACATCTGGCCAACACTAGAGATACCGTACGAAATCAGCCCAGAGTTAG CCGGTCAGAAAGACGCCATCCTCTCTGCTATGGCGATGCTGTCCAGACCCACCTGTGTGTCTTTCCACAAGCGAACCTCTGAGACGGATTACCTGCTCTTCAATGTCAGCACAGG TTGTGGGTCATATGTGGGCTTCATCGGCGGAGAGCAACCCGTGTTCATCGGCCCAGAGTGCACCATGGGAATCATCGCCCATGAGATTCTTCATGCTCTGGGCCTCCACCACGAACACACGAGGGCAGACCGTGGAAAGTACATTACAATTCTTCCcaaaaacattatgaaag GGATGGAGGTAAACTTCGACGTGCAAGATCGCCAAACCTTTGATCTGAGTTACGACTTGAGTTCAATCATGCACTACGGAAG CGGGGTTTTTTCAGCCAATGGCCTGCCCACCATCCTAGCCAAAAAGCGTGTGAAGGACATGGGACAGAGAGTTAAATTGACGAACACGGATATCATGAAAGTTCGCCTTCTCTACAGCTGtg ATGTCCATGAATAG